In a genomic window of Acropora muricata isolate sample 2 chromosome 2, ASM3666990v1, whole genome shotgun sequence:
- the LOC136908731 gene encoding SRA stem-loop-interacting RNA-binding protein, mitochondrial-like: MATSRIQIFVAKLPWTACANTMREYFQQYGPVSSSRVIFDYYSGRSKKYGFVEFEHSETLDKVLAEPVHMIDGKQVHIQSKVHSQQTRHLPLADNRTHTNQQPKLDYSEV, translated from the exons ATGGCAACCAGTAGGATTCAAATATTCGTTGCAAAACTTCCCTGGACAGCTTGTGCAA ATACGATGAGAGAATACTTTCAGCAATATGGACCAGTTTCATCGTCCAGAGTTATCTTT GACTATTATAGTGGAAGATCAAAGAAATATGGATTTGTTGAATTTGAACATTCTGAAACTCTGGACAAAGTATTGGCTGAACCAGTTCACATGATTGATGGGAAACAG GTCCACATACAGTCCAAAGTCCATAGTCAACAAACAAGACATCTTCCACTTGCAGATAACAGAACCCATACAAACCAACAACCAAAGCTGGATTATTCTGAAGTTTGA